Proteins encoded together in one Streptomyces sp. B1I3 window:
- a CDS encoding glycoside hydrolase family 76 protein: MKPASSTSAVLCAVLTTLSALAFGGLSSAPAAAAPSVVCNKYCDARDPALSPQDRVPVTTTVSSRSIALHFDDSDAMGWASIDNGGSNDRVWLDRSMDGGRTWPEGSRLGDTAVPSGGRGWRTQMYNVDDWNTQGVGALRACGQPAGGSIACTPWARTTWNAGSRSTAAATALMMSFDRGSKLFGGNGWWTGANALTAVIDNIRISGMGSYTYAIADMYEKNLNAQGGQFRNEYLDDTGWWGLAWIDAYDLTGDRRYLDTARADADHMYANWNNTCGGGVRWSTNGNYKNAITNELFLQLTSALHNRIPGDTVYLERARNEWNWFQRSGMINGDRMINDGLSDTCANNGQTAWTYNQGVILGALTEFHEATGDSGLLTTARGLADASTVRLQTDGVLREPGEGDSCTGDGPSFKGAYVRGLGTLNRHLADRPYAPALTRWANSAYDRDRNPLDQYGPHWNGGSGTTGYGCQQSVLDLLNAATG; encoded by the coding sequence ATGAAGCCAGCCAGTTCCACGTCGGCCGTTCTCTGCGCTGTTCTGACAACGTTGTCCGCCCTTGCCTTCGGCGGCCTGTCGTCAGCTCCCGCCGCCGCTGCGCCGTCGGTCGTGTGCAACAAGTACTGCGATGCGCGGGATCCGGCGCTGAGCCCTCAGGACCGTGTCCCCGTCACCACCACGGTCTCCTCGCGGTCGATCGCTCTGCACTTCGACGACTCCGACGCGATGGGGTGGGCGTCCATCGACAACGGCGGATCCAACGACCGCGTGTGGCTGGACCGCTCCATGGACGGCGGCCGAACCTGGCCCGAAGGCAGTCGTCTGGGCGACACAGCGGTGCCTTCCGGAGGGCGAGGATGGCGCACGCAGATGTACAACGTCGATGACTGGAACACCCAGGGCGTCGGAGCCCTTCGGGCTTGCGGGCAGCCTGCCGGAGGCTCCATCGCGTGTACGCCCTGGGCGCGTACCACCTGGAACGCGGGGAGCAGGAGCACCGCGGCGGCCACCGCCCTGATGATGTCGTTCGACCGGGGCAGCAAGCTCTTCGGTGGCAACGGCTGGTGGACCGGTGCCAACGCGCTGACCGCGGTCATCGACAACATCCGGATCAGTGGCATGGGCAGCTATACCTACGCCATCGCCGACATGTACGAGAAGAACCTCAACGCGCAGGGTGGGCAGTTCCGGAACGAGTACCTCGATGACACCGGTTGGTGGGGGCTGGCCTGGATCGACGCGTACGACCTGACCGGCGACCGCCGATACCTGGACACCGCGCGGGCCGACGCGGACCACATGTACGCCAACTGGAACAACACCTGTGGTGGCGGGGTCCGGTGGAGCACGAACGGCAACTACAAGAACGCCATCACCAACGAGCTCTTCCTCCAGCTCACTTCGGCCCTGCACAACCGCATCCCCGGCGACACGGTCTACCTGGAGCGGGCGAGGAATGAATGGAACTGGTTCCAGCGCAGCGGCATGATCAACGGTGACCGCATGATCAACGACGGTCTCAGCGACACCTGCGCCAACAACGGTCAGACAGCATGGACGTACAACCAGGGCGTCATTCTGGGCGCGTTGACCGAATTCCACGAAGCCACCGGCGACTCCGGCCTCCTGACGACCGCACGCGGCCTGGCCGACGCCTCCACCGTCCGGCTCCAGACGGACGGCGTCCTGCGCGAACCCGGCGAGGGCGACAGCTGCACGGGAGACGGGCCGAGCTTCAAGGGCGCCTACGTGCGCGGCCTCGGGACCCTCAACCGCCACCTGGCCGATCGCCCCTATGCGCCCGCCCTCACCCGATGGGCGAACAGCGCTTACGACCGCGACCGCAACCCGCTCGA